In Ciconia boyciana chromosome 5, ASM3463844v1, whole genome shotgun sequence, the DNA window AGCTCTTCTGAAGTCTAAACCAACACAAGGTTGCAGAGAGCAAACAACGTCTGAAGTCACAGAATGTCTTTCTAGGTTTCAGGCATCAGAAAACGCAGATAGTTTATATAACGAAAAAAGCACAACCCTACCTGCTTTTTCAGGCAAGCCTGCCAAAAGACTCATTCAAAATATTCAGCACCTGCCTTTTACGAAGGGAACTGTAAGTGATAAAAAGGAACGGAATGTTGAAATGCTTCTAAATTCAGCTGAACAACCTTGTGATGAAGAAGACACAGGACAGAGAGGTgacaaaaaggcaaataattttaGTCAAGATTTACAAGATCCCTGTAATACAAATAGTTGCTTCTTACCTGAATCCACCATAAGTAGAATGAGTGGCAGTCAGTTTGTCCCATCCTCGGGCAATGTTTCGTGTTCAGCATGTCCAATCACCTTTGGGAAAAATCTCTCCAGATACAGGGAGCGTTCAGTGACTAATGATCTTAAGGAGAATTCATCTGTGAAGTTGCAAAGTGAGCTTCAGCCAAGCCAAAATTCAGAAAGAGTGTCCAGTGACCTGGAGCTCTCTGTGGATGTAAGGTTGACGGAAATTGGAATTGTGAAGGAGGAATTAAGTACGCATGACAAAGACTGTGGTTCAGATGAAGAGGTGATGGAGGTTAACTTTAATCTAATGGAGGCTTTTGATTTTAACTACACAGACAATGAAGACCTGTGTGAAAGAGATGTGAGTAAGCTCACTGAAGGAGACGTGCTTTCACAAAGTCCGGATTGCTTAAAGGGAGAAGATGTAGCACAAAATAGTGCGTTGAGACTTCATTCTTGCTGCGAAGTAACGACACACCGTAAAAACAAAGAAGCCAAATGTTCAATGTTTGACAGAGAGAACGATGGAAATGGCTGCACTGAGAGTATACAGTCTCAAGTTTGTGACAGCAGCGTCGGAGATACAGGGAGAACTGCAGAAGACGCTGCAAACCAGACCAGAATTGAAGTGGAACTTTTGGGTGACGGACACAACATAAAAGAGATTAATGAAAGTCAATTAAGTATTGAAGCCACAAACGAAGATCTTGGTGGCTGTGCAGCGCGTACAATTAACGGCATGTCATGGATAACAAGCAAACACTCCGATCTTTTGCCTAGTGACACAAATGTTAATGAACCTCACCCTAAAACCAGTATGTTTGAGAAAACTGAAagtatttcatgtatttctaCCAGCAGAACAATTTCTGCAATGGACAAAAAGACCAAAGAAGATGTTATACAGCTTGGATGCATGAAATCCCCAGATGTTGATGTAGAACACTTCTGGGGTACCAAGAGTGATGACATTAAGCCAGGTAGTCCTTTGCTGGCTTTGCCACAAAAATCAGATCCTAGCTATGGCTCATTCCAATATATTGCAGAAGACCATCGAAAGGTATTTGGCATTTCACATAAGGAAGATACTCTCCTTTCCAGAAGCTCTATCCATCCTTTAGGAAAAGGCCATTCATCTCCAGGGGAAACAGCAATAGGTGAAACTGAGTTTGAAAGCGTAGAGAGTTTAAATGCCTTTCGTGAAGCCCGCAAAGGTGAAAGAATAGGAATGGATTGCCTGAAATGCACAGCAGTGGCTGAAAATTCATCAGATCTCCCTGATTTGGTAAACAATATCGCTCTTCTAAGAGCTTTGGCTCAACATAGCACAGCATTAGAAAGCTTACaaaagatggaggaaaataATAGCATATTATATGAACCAGAGACTTCTAAAGAGATATTTGAACCCCTTGTGAAAGATGAAGGTTAGGTCAGCTtctattttaaagtgaattCTGTATGACTGTACTGATTTGACTTATGTACTTTTATCTCTCCTGCTGCACAATTCATATTCAGAAATCATACTTTTGGAATGATGTGTTATGACAGTTCCCTCATGCAATTTTTAGCATTTAAAGCAACGATGCGGGCTCCAAGTCTGTgtctttgtttgctttagttTAGTTAAATCCAAACTGTGCAATTATTTGCATGGGTAAGGTTTGCAAGCCCAGTAAATATTCAGATGTTTTCATGTAAAAAGAATACTATAACTGTAACTTACTatgcttttccatctcttgtAGCTATAAAACAGTTTACAGAAATGCCTTACTCAGAAAGTATACAGGCATCTTCATGTTCATACTTTGATTCTTCTGGCCTTATGGTAACCAATTTTTGACTACGTATATCTATACAAGATAAAGCCATTTTCCACCAGGCTTCTTGAATAAAATTCTTGGTTTATGAAACCATGGAGGTTGAGCTAGAAATTGCTTAGAGGCATCGACTAAGAAGCTGATAGGAAACAGATGATGTCCTCTTGCAGACCCTGTTGCTAATAAATGTTCAGGAGGCCTAATGTATGACAAGAAACTTAATGCAAATTCTAGTATTTAGTTACATTTAATATCACATTAGTATGTCTGCTACTTCTCCTTCTCTACACCATCTTCTTCTAccatctattttttcttttctttcactatCTTTTTGAATGCATGGTTTTCCTAGGAATTTTAGCACTTGTGTTGAAATATGCTGGTAAATCTGTTTGTGCTTGATGCTTCACATTGATGTTTTTGTCCAATGCTATTAATAGTCTTTTTCTTCCAATCCGTccaaagtgaaagaaagattttagatgaaattcttcttttccctgtcccgtttgaaaagcaaacatagTTTCTTATCCTATCATGGATTGTTCTGGCTTCCAAATAAAAAGgctgtaatttaaaatgctttctcttgTATAAATACAAGAGATTTCTTAGCTTAACTTTTCActttaaatcattattaaattGTTAGACTAATTAGCTTTTGATACTTTTATATGCAGCCCAACTGTGTGGACAATTTATTACACAAAACAGAGGCATGTCTTCTACCAAGAGCAGCGGCCCAAAGAGACCCTAGGACATCTGGCTGCCAACCAAAGGTACAGTTTCTGTGGAACTGAAGTATAATGAATAGTGTTTCTTAAATTTCAATTCAATGGTTTCCTATTTGCAATAAATTACAATAAGtcctaataaatatttaatcagtCTCATAATGGGCTTCTCATCACTTTTTTAGTACATCTCATCACTTTTTTTAGTACATTTGTCTGTGGGAAGTTTTCCATTGAGAGTTTTAAACTCAAATTTTACAATACAAAAAGAAGACGAAACATACTACATCAGAATATCAATTTTCTGTTGACAGAGATTTGTGCAAAGACTTTATTGCTGCTGAGTTGCAGGAGTGcgagagaaagaaagagaaaagcatagatgtttttttctcttctgcagtttcCAATAGATTATTGCCGTTGTACGTACGAAAAGTACCTTTCTTGACTGTAGATAGTTCCAGAACAGtacttattttccattaatgAGAATTCCAATATATTGCGTAGCCTGTTGCATTTCAAGGGCACCAAGTAAAGGGATCAGCAGCTAGTGAGGTAATGTTGAGAGCTCCCTGCTCACAGCTAGGATGGCAGCAGTACCCAGATAATATGGAGTTTGCAGCTGAGAGATTTTTGTCACCCCTGTTTTCAAGCAATTACAGCCTTTCTGACTTCAGACAggtaaaacaattttttcaaaattattcttactAACCTTAGTGCAAGAAAGAATCCTGTAAATGTAGGATAAAAGAGAGTTCATTTTTAGAATACTACGGTCATATCAAAATCACTAAGAACTGAACGTAGTGCTTTGTGGTTAGAACTTTGCAGTTAGACAATTATTTTTACTCACCTTTGTCACAGGAGTATGCATTTGCAAGATGtaacttgttttttcctctgctcagtttcactttgaaaaatgtacATGGTCATAATGTGTGATATTAAACAGAGATTTCTTCTAGAGAAAAGTGGCAGAGGGCTTTTATAATGATTGTTTCCTGGTGTTAGCAGTATAATATTCACCTCAACTGGATTTGAAATTTGCTATATAATTGTTAGAGAGTTCCAAAGCAAGGGCTAAATCTTGCTTTCTTGGATTATAATTCTGTTCCTCCTGGATGCAAAGAAACATGGCATgcaacatgaaataaaatatttttttctcatgcagtATATATTTCAGTAGTTaaataatggaagaaaagtggtgtttcattttttacttcccGAATGGGCTAGAGGTACTGAAGAATTATATCTAGAAATAAGATTTAGAaataagatatttaaaaataagattcaCACAAAGATAATATTTATATAGAGGATAAACAGTTTAACTTCTAACAAGTCTTTGCTTATACATTTTTCGTAAAGTCTCCATGTTCAAGAAGTCTTCATGAGGATAATATGAACTTTATCAGAGAAGAGAATTTTCCAGAGAAGTCTAACATTATTAGAGAGTCAAGAATAGATCAGTCCCGTAAGtgaaagtaaaagtaaaatggCAGCAATTGGACTCAGAACAATTATTCTGCGTGACTTCTGTCCTTCGCATATTTTTCCTAGCATTGGCATTGAATCTGTATTCTGAAGTTCCACCACGGACAATGTCAAGCTCACCTTCACATTCTGATTTGAGACAAATGCAGGGGACTTCATGGGAACCTGACAAGGTGTGAACTGACCACCTCCTCTAGCTCTTTTTGGCTTTATTTCCTGTGTGTTCGTGGTagcaatttcttatttttgaaacttttacCTCAACTCTGAGAGACATTTCAGTTGTTTAGAATGATGAGGGAGAGAATAGTGACAAAAGAGCTATAAtcaagttttttttctggtcattCACTTGATGTGTTAATTCTTCATCTGTAGATTTCATCAGTAGAACTGACATCCTCACTTGATCCAGACTCTACAATTTCTCCAGCTTCAGGAAGCAAGGAAACTATTGGAGACATCCAGGAGCCCCTGATACACAGGACCTTGCCAAGTGAACCAGAactttcagagatttttttcagtaagaaattaTAGTTTATAATTGCACTTTACaatatttttgctaaaaaatctttgaggatttttttttttgctaaagatCTTTGAGGATTTTTGAAGCACAGTGAGTTGCCCTGTAAAAGGCAGTTACCCTGGGTGCTGAGATATGTCTGGGTAACTACAGAGTTGGATTTGTGTTTGTCACGCTTTTTTCATAGTGGGGTGTGTTACTTTTTTCAAAGCACTATTTTAAACATTGTTTTCCAAATCAACTGAATTAGCCTTGAATTCCATGCCCCCCCCAATTATATTCTCGTGAAAGAGACTTCAGAAGAGtgatttaattttatgaagaaaaatcagcttctagtttgggggaaaaaaaggctgtaaGCTAAGCTTCTAATTCATAcgaatgttttaatttatttgcctgcttttagtttttttccatattcagCTGTCCTCTGACCAACTTCTGGCTGACACCTATCAATGACTCATTTGTTATTGATAGTGAATCTACGCAAAAGGATGCTTGTGGTACTAGAAGCCTATTTATCTTCATTGGTTAATATTAATTTACACAGTTTTGTGGGTGATCTTTGTGGGAAAAGGAGCAAATGTTaagctctttgttttccagttggCAGCTATTACTGACCTACCAAGAGTTATCAGATTAATGACCTCCAAACACaataatgtttaaataatttctacctaacattttcttttatacaaGTAGAGTGCCTACAGAAATGCGTTCTGAATATAGGGATTTCAGTATGAAAAGAATCACAGTTGAAATCACTCACGTCATATGGAAATTTAGCGTGGTACTGCACAGGCATGATGCAAAGAGCTTGCCAGTTAGAAGACAAGACGTAAAAGGAAGAACTTGGAATTCTTTCCTTATCTTAGTTTTTTGTACATCTGAAGTTAACGTGCCATCCGTAAGTGCTACAAGTTGCTTGTAAGATGTATTTGTGCTACAGCACAGGAGAAATCCAGCTATCCAGAAGAATTCAACCTCTCAAGATTCAAACCCCCAGTTAAACCACGAAGTCCATTTGTCACTCTTCCTGCCACTGAGAAGATTCCTGACGCGGTTTGTCCGACTGACAGCGAGGAGGTCCAGCAATCTTTCGGCTCTTCAGTAGTCAATTTACGCAACAAGTCAGCGGTATTTCCTATTAGTGCTTTTGGCCCTGAGGATAGAAATTATGAAACCTCTGTGTTTGGAGAGTATACGGAAGACGGACAAAGGGAATCTGTACAACCAGTGTTCCCTAATGTGACTTCACAATGTAGACAAAGCAAGTGGCTAAAATATCAAAACAGTGCTCGGTGTGACTTGATAACTCAAAACAGCGATGACAGGGAAGTGACTGATGACATCTGTGCTGAGAACGTCCTTGGAATGCCGCTGGGTGACACAGGAGAGAGCAGTGCTGCGAATAAAAGtgctcccggctctgcccctcTACTGACAGCAAAAAGCATGCTTGGTAAATGCTGGGCAAATAGCAGCAACCAAGATTTGATTTCAGAGCGGAAGTTACTTTCTCTGCACTTAAGTCAGACACCTTTGGCCGAAGCAACACAAAAGGTGTTAAGTCATCTGAGCTGCCACACTGTAACAGGAGACGGCCAGGTGTGTAACTGTTCAAGCAAATACAGTTAGAAGtgacagaaacacatttttctggaCAAAGTAACTGCATTTACCTGATTTCCTGCAAGATATTATCAGTATGATTGGATGAAATGTTTCTACATATGTAGTAACACAAAAGAGTCTGGGCTACAGAACAGCAGctgctaatgtgtttttttaagtaatgtgATTAATCCTTTGTAAAGGTAATTCCTTGGCGCACATGGTGCCAGATTAGATTTTTAATCTGAATGTTGATGGCAGgaagatgaaataaaagctgttgGGCTGTTTTGTCATCGACAATTGGTAAGAACGTGTTTTCAAGAGGCGGTTTTCTTAATTGTGAAATCAGCATCGTTTTAATGAACACTTGCTTCAAAGCAGTCTctgatttcaaaatactttaaatttcTTCAGTTGTAATTGTGGAAAAGTAAGTTTTGGCATTGAGTAAGCACCTAAAAAATTAGCACAGCTGTTTGTGACCAGTAGCCTGTCTTAAACAAATGGAgtaaattggggaaaaaaaacaaaccaaccacaaGGCAAGTTTTAAAAGTTGTCAAACGGCTGTGTTTGAgagttaatgaaaatgttagatttttcctttttttttttcatgatgaaaACTTAGTCTGCTTTGTTCTCTAGTTCTTTAAAACTGTTTGTACAGTAAAATATTCATGTGAAATAGAAGTGTGGAAATAACTAGTATATTTCATATACACACTGGTATACACATGGTGTgtgtttacatatatatatacatctattaaaaaatccatatatattggattttaaaaagcttctgaAGAGAGTTATGATGATGCCCACTGCAGCGTAGGTAGATGGAAGAAGCTCCTCAGGACTAGCTGGGATGCAGGCACAGGGATACCTTGTGGTACGCACGCTTTCCACAAAGCTCTCTAGTCTGATTCTTCTTTCCCTAGCCTTGTACTACCTTTGCTATAGTTTCATCTGAtggatttatttctgtgcagaaatggTGTTAAAAATGGGGTTTGTGTGCTCCTTCCCTATGTCTAGGGCTGAAAACATGATTCTGAATTACAAAATTTATACTCTAAAGCCTTTGAAGGTATTATCTGTGTTGTTATAAATGCAGGCTCTTTGTCAAGGGGCACATTTTAACTTCATGGTGCATCCTAAATGGCAGTCCAAGCTCTCTGCTGTACCTCCAGGTGTACTTAATTTTACTCCTGTTGGCAGTCCTATTGAATACATGCTCCTGTACTTACAGTTAACCAAGTCTGCAAACATTTGTGCTGAAGGggatttgtattttgcttttagaaaactGATTCTTCATTGACAGTCTCCATGTTGCAGAATGAggccctgattttttttctatttgcttgTACTTATTAATGAAAGCACAatatataaaagcagaaaacgaaaaagagatgaaaatggATAGGTTTTGGCATATCTGTACAGTAGCTATTTATCAAATTTTGTCTCATTCAAGCTTTTGCAAGttttaacagtttatttttctgttttttaggACATAACGATTTCTGAGTTGTCTTTTCCTAATGTGGATAAAGTAAAACATGCTACTCTTCctaaaagaaagatttccatACCAACTGTATTTCAGTCTCACGTTCActacaaacagatttttaaagctgctctGACAGGTACGTCTAACACTGTGCTATGTAAAATGCTGTCGTTTTTAAACAGTGTGTTTCTGAAGCTTCACAAAGTAGgatgagagggagagagagatcaTCAACATCATCTATTGGAACAACAGTGTGCATTTGGGTTTGGATATATATACTGAAATCTATTCAGTCTATACCCAAAATTGCAAAGACAAACCAAAAGACCAATACGCTTCTGTTCAACTACATAACCTTGTTGCCTGTTTACCAGTCTTTAGGTTCCTAGctaagctttttgtttgttttttacagttCTTTAGTGTTTGGATCATTTGGAGTCAtataaaatgtgatttgaaCGAAAGTAAGACAGTTAGAACAACTTAATTGCATGTGCAATATGGGAATTTTGCAGGTCAAATGGTTTCTTTTAGGactctgattttgatttagATTTGGGATTGAAAGTTTCAAATGAAAATCTATTTGTTTGAATGTTGTGTACTTGTGTAACCGTTTTAAGGCTGTActaattattcttttattctcctttctATGTCAAGAGCAATTAAACATAATGCTATTTGAGTTGTCGCAAAGATTACACAATGCTCTTTCAAAAGTGGATATATCATTTTACACTTCATTGAAAGATGGGCAAAGTGAGAGCAAAGAAAGCTGCGTTCCACTCTGCAATCACATGCATCCTGCTAAGCTTGTTATGGTTAAAAAAGACGGTCAAAACAAGGTGCTGCTTATTCCTTGTTTGTTTATAGTTTTGGGTGTTTTGCGTATAGACCCTATTGCGTGAACAATTACAGGACCATTCTGTATGATTTACGATTGCAGGTTTAAGTGATGCGTTATAGAGATTGCTTTTAAGATCAGTTGCGGTATCCACTAGTGTCCAGAACTGTTGATGTAATAGTTTTCTCCATACAGAAACAGCTTTATATATGTAGAGAGAAGGACCTGAATTTATAATTTTCTAGTTTATAGGGGATTTCTGCCAGGTATGATTACACACACTGGCTTCAGAAGCTGAGAGTGCTGGGAACACACTTGTGTTTTTCAGCCAAAGACAGTGAAAACACAGGAGTTTATCTGATTATTTCTATAGCAGGGAGTACTGGTCcattgctttacattttttttggcttgtttgttttaatgtgctaatggtcttttttttttttttcctcccccttcccttcctagGGTCGTTTGTTCTATACCTGTGGTGCCCCAAAAGCTGAGCAGTGTTCGTTTTTCAAGTGGATAGAAGATGTGAACCCTGCACAGATAAAATCCAGACCTAGTGTAGTGCTTCACGATATAAAAAGTATTGGGACATACCTCCGAAGTCAAAAGATTTCTCTCTATGAGGGATGCCAGCTTTTGGTGAGGTATTCTGAAACACTATGTGCTTCTCACAAGTGCTATGTGAATTGCAGGATTTATAAATATTCAAGTAGCCATGGATTTCAGTAGCGTTTAAAAGACACTTTCACTAACTACGCTTAAAGAGGCTACAGTTCTGTGTAGAAATGTAACAGCCATATTAGTGAAGGAATAATATTCACAGCAATGGCATTTCAGGTCAGCACTCTTCAGCAGGAATCAAAACTGCTTACCAGCAACTCGATCAATTGCTTAATGAAATCCCTTATCATTGTTGCATCTAAATTACTGTTCATTTAATGTTTCGTaagataatttgttttattctctcAGTCATTCTAATTTTAATGTTAGAAGTTGTATCAATGGCTATTCTGTGCTGCTTAACTGTAGGGAGAACAATTTAATTACGGCTGAATATGAGAGAAGTATTTTGCAGTCaagataaatgtatttaaaacttaGGAATGTAAGATGATGAACAACCACCAAGATCTGCAATGTATAATTTGGTCCGATCTGTGGTGgagctttcttatttttggtGGTGAATCCAAAATGTGCCAGTTCTTTAcatactttttcttaaaattacaaCTTAACAGGAAAGCCTTTGAAATTCAAACACAGCGATGTAGTAAGTTCAAGAAATTTAAGAATACACCTGCCGGATTTGATGGTGATTCCAAAAACAAATTATACCTCAAACTAAGCAGAAAGGAGCATTATTCTCTCTATAGCAAAGGTAAGCAAATCTTAAGCATCAGAAGAATTGTCCGTGTCATGTTGtgccttttttaatttgtaatctaaagagaaaaaatgaatcCTATTTTTAAACTCCTGACAACCCTGCTAATTCAATTCTCATTCTAGAAGGGCAACGAAGTATCTCGTTAATTCATCTTTGCTTGTAAATGTTCCACTACcttagaaaaatagaaattccaCATCCTTGGGTTTGGAGTGCGTTAAATCTGGGAATCGTGACATTTCAGGAAAGCCCAGTGTTCAAATAGATGATATTTAAGGAAAACTTGAAGTAAAAATTAGTGTTTCAGTAGTTGTTGCGTATCTCTTCTAAAGTAGTGAAATGTCACAAAGTTGGAGGACATTCAGCGATTTGATCCAGGTAGCCTCAATAGTTCATTTCACTTCAGTAATTTTTGAGTTGATACCTGTATCTTCATAGTTTGTTCACTTTGCTGTTGAAAATGATACAAAGGAAATCAGGCAGAAAAACAAACGTGTTTGTCTCTGCACGCTTTATGTACAGACTGAAACGTTCTAACAAATCAGGGTTTTGTAACTTTAAATTCTGCAGCTCTGCATGGGCAAAACTTTTACTTGTGTATGATAATTTTTGATCATTTTTGTTACAGGCAAATAGCTATGCACCGTTATTGCTCCTAACTTTGACATCTcccttgctgtgctctgcaatATATGGTATAGGAATAGGGTAGTGAGCTTCAGTCTCATCAGGTCTGCCAAATAAACCAGAACATTTGCAGGCTCCAGTATGTGTTGGttttgaaagggaagagaacATGTACGTTTATTTCAGTACTTGCTATTCATTGGCAAAAGTGTGGTTAAGTAGATTTGTAGTATACTTCAGTGATTCGTTCCAAATACTCTCAAAATTGATAATGCTTCAGATTTGTCAAAAGTCAAACGCTGCTAGGTGCACCGGCAAAGAACTTTACAGTTACTATCAATTTCAGACATTAAGTACTAGAAGAATTGCAgattatttattcattcttttAGAACTGAACTAACACTTATCTAGCACTTTCTAATACCTCCTACTTTCACATTAGCGGTGGTTTAATTTGCAGCATAGTAAATGCTGAGCTATTTTGtccagcttcattttctttaaaagatggCAGTAGAAGAAGCTTATGagaactctgtatttttttgacAGATGATATTTGGGTTGTTTCAAAGACTCTGAACTTTGATCCCCTTGATGCTTTCATTGCAAGTAGTGCTTTCTTTGGACCATCCTCCAACAATGAAGTAGAATTACTACCACTCAAAGGCTACTGTCCCTCAAACTGGCAATCAAATAGTGAGTTCTACACCAAATAATTCAGAATTGGGGGAAACAGCTACTGGGGGAAAAATCGGGCCAGCAATGAAGGATGAGATTAGAATTTCTCAAATCTCATACATGATTttattcacagtattttttttttccttgtatcttTAAATATGGAATTTGAATACAATACTTAACGCAATTAAACTTGCAAAGTAGCTGGTAAGAAATTCTAAATGGGTGACGAAGAAATGAGgataatataaataatgtagGAAATAATACAATATAGAATGCAAATTGACTGTCAGTGTGTAGCTAACAGGAATATGTTGTTACTCtccttgaaaaacaaacaaacagaaaccccAAACAACTCACTATGGGAAgtctatatttatataaaaatccaTGTATTAAATCTGTGATTTGGCTGTCCCGATGTTCCTTTCTGTGCCTTTGTTGCTACAGTCTAGAATGACTAAAAAAATGGGTGTTTCAAAATTCAGACAAAACAAATCTGTCTAGTTTTAGTTCTTTTCatcattgtattttaaaaagaaaatattactaaaCCTAGCACTGATGGTTTTTAATGAACTGctgacctttttcttctttagcaaGCTGTTCCTAACTAAGTTGCAGCcatctttctttttggttttaacatTTTTGATTGGggtatttttgtaatatttggTCATCAGTGTTTTGGAAACAGTAAGGTTACTGGGCCTTAACTGCAGAGAGAAACAGTGTGGGTCTGCTGTAGATGtcacagaaaaatgacagatgTGCTGCCAAACATGATGCAaaagtttcttatttttgctgttgaatTCAGCtaaagttttgggtttgttttggttttttttataaaggaaagaGATAAAGAATGTGTTGTGTAGTTGTTCCGGAGCCTAGTAATAATATATCtctgcttacttttttttaatgcaatatgAAAATTGTGTGCTTGATCACAAAAGGCTTTATTCACAGCACTTAAGCTTATAAGGGTAAATTGAGTGTTTTAAGTTAA includes these proteins:
- the ZGRF1 gene encoding 5'-3' DNA helicase ZGRF1 isoform X1 codes for the protein MTFAKAMASQEFTVLYTHQKMKKSKTWQDGILRIRTGGNKAILFDDKGQCLESIFIKSQVNAGDNLESERYLITVEAVKANEKSFEDQPRKAETPAVDRNGVKPGVLPPRHLSVGLKRKFTGFQGPRQVEKRISTTEDGEKPTILPLSKQYQGTLPSKFYITSPLFSTICKKDAETNLSAEFGEDACTDNGREHMSLSSLLSAPFLDRCEETEKQDSDRSIVKPESPLITGHAKSSSQTASQTAVSHNIRSTAQIIALLKSKPTQGCREQTTSEVTECLSRFQASENADSLYNEKSTTLPAFSGKPAKRLIQNIQHLPFTKGTVSDKKERNVEMLLNSAEQPCDEEDTGQRGDKKANNFSQDLQDPCNTNSCFLPESTISRMSGSQFVPSSGNVSCSACPITFGKNLSRYRERSVTNDLKENSSVKLQSELQPSQNSERVSSDLELSVDVRLTEIGIVKEELSTHDKDCGSDEEVMEVNFNLMEAFDFNYTDNEDLCERDVSKLTEGDVLSQSPDCLKGEDVAQNSALRLHSCCEVTTHRKNKEAKCSMFDRENDGNGCTESIQSQVCDSSVGDTGRTAEDAANQTRIEVELLGDGHNIKEINESQLSIEATNEDLGGCAARTINGMSWITSKHSDLLPSDTNVNEPHPKTSMFEKTESISCISTSRTISAMDKKTKEDVIQLGCMKSPDVDVEHFWGTKSDDIKPGSPLLALPQKSDPSYGSFQYIAEDHRKVFGISHKEDTLLSRSSIHPLGKGHSSPGETAIGETEFESVESLNAFREARKGERIGMDCLKCTAVAENSSDLPDLVNNIALLRALAQHSTALESLQKMEENNSILYEPETSKEIFEPLVKDEAIKQFTEMPYSESIQASSCSYFDSSGLMPNCVDNLLHKTEACLLPRAAAQRDPRTSGCQPKISSVELTSSLDPDSTISPASGSKETIGDIQEPLIHRTLPSEPELSEIFFTQEKSSYPEEFNLSRFKPPVKPRSPFVTLPATEKIPDAVCPTDSEEVQQSFGSSVVNLRNKSAVFPISAFGPEDRNYETSVFGEYTEDGQRESVQPVFPNVTSQCRQSKWLKYQNSARCDLITQNSDDREVTDDICAENVLGMPLGDTGESSAANKSAPGSAPLLTAKSMLGKCWANSSNQDLISERKLLSLHLSQTPLAEATQKVLSHLSCHTVTGDGQDITISELSFPNVDKVKHATLPKRKISIPTVFQSHVHYKQIFKAALTEQLNIMLFELSQRLHNALSKVDISFYTSLKDGQSESKESCVPLCNHMHPAKLVMVKKDGQNKGRLFYTCGAPKAEQCSFFKWIEDVNPAQIKSRPSVVLHDIKSIGTYLRSQKISLYEGCQLLVRKAFEIQTQRCSKFKKFKNTPAGFDGDSKNKLYLKLSRKEHYSLYSKDDIWVVSKTLNFDPLDAFIASSAFFGPSSNNEVELLPLKGYCPSNWQSNMFVHALLVCNASGELTSLRNMEEHFNPATLPLIPYLLKMNFASENATNRVNKRKFIPPAISLKRTMMYGPVSSEVAMGLAKKMIQTFSLNPDQATSLIQIAQMMTSRENIKPVEEHQTFPITIIRGVFGAGKSYLLSVVILFLVQLFESSEATEGPRPAPWKLLIASSTNVAVDRILLGLLDLGFEDFIRVGSIRKITKAILPHSLHAGSGNENEQLKELLALMKEDLTPVEKIYVRKSIEQHKLGTNKTILQQVKVVGVTCAACPFPCLNTLRFPVVMLDECSQMTEPASLLPIARFQCEKLVLVGDPKQLPPTIQGSESVHEKGLEQTLFDRLCLMGHKTILLRTQYRCHPAISAIANELFYEGNLIDGVSEKDRSPLLDWLPTLCFYSVNGVEQMERDNSFYNVAEVHFTVKLIQSLIASGIDGSAIGVITLYKSQMCKIQNLLSGVHSEAFEIKAVQVSTVDAFQGAEKEIIVLSCVRTRQIGFIDSEKRMNVALTRAKRHLLIVGNLACLSRNRLWGRVIHHCKGWENGLQHVSQCEQQLNNILRCYLEKRKEEEQSKKKEK